In Notamacropus eugenii isolate mMacEug1 chromosome 1, mMacEug1.pri_v2, whole genome shotgun sequence, one genomic interval encodes:
- the TP53INP2 gene encoding tumor protein p53-inducible nuclear protein 2 isoform X1, translating to MFQRLTSLFFSTSPPSEEPPSPKAFICPEDDEEVDGWLIIDLPDSFATPPSPKPTPSCLLDESWFVTPPACFTAEGPELGPAHLESSPLEDLLIEHPSMSVYVTGSTIVLEPGPDPTLTPPRSPPPARAGHREVMQARRDPGPRHHTASMPPRTAVLEKASQARWVQRARQRADRQRLSPKVVQRQNRVRERHPRRSKHQGSFLHQPCQRQFNY from the exons ATGTTCCAGCGCCTCACCAGCCTCTTCTTTAGCACCAGCCCACCCTCTGAggagcccccctcccccaaagcctTCATCTGCCCTGAGGATGACGAAGAAGTAGATGGATGGCTCATTATTGACCTGCCTG ATAGTTTTGCTACCCCACCAAGTCCCAAACCAACCCCCTCCTGCTTGCTGGATGAGAGCTGGTTTGTTACCCCTCCCGCCTGTTTCACTGCAGAGGGGCCTGAGCTGGGGCCTGCCCACCTGGAGAGCAGCCCCTTGGAGGACCTGCTCATCGAGCACCCCAGTATGTCTGTCTATGTCACTGGCAGTACTATCGTCCTGGAGCCTGGGCCTGATCCCACCCTGACCCCACCCCGGAGCCCGCCCCCAGCTAGAGCTGGCCACCG GGAGGTCATGCAAGCCCGAAGGGATCCAGGCCCCAGGCATCACACAGCCTCGATGCCCCCTCGGACAGCAGTGCTGGAAAAGGCCAGTCAGGCCCGGTGGGTGCAGCGGGCCCGCCAGAGGGCTGACAGACAGAGGTTGAGCCCGAAAGTTGTCCAGCGGCAGAACCGTGTTCGAGAGCGCCACCCTCGTCGGTCTAAGCACCAGGGCAGCTTTCTCCACCAGCCGTGCCAGCGCCAGTTCAATTACTGA
- the TP53INP2 gene encoding tumor protein p53-inducible nuclear protein 2 isoform X2 gives MFQRLTSLFFSTSPPSEEPPSPKAFICPEDDEEVDGWLIIDLPEGPELGPAHLESSPLEDLLIEHPSMSVYVTGSTIVLEPGPDPTLTPPRSPPPARAGHREVMQARRDPGPRHHTASMPPRTAVLEKASQARWVQRARQRADRQRLSPKVVQRQNRVRERHPRRSKHQGSFLHQPCQRQFNY, from the exons ATGTTCCAGCGCCTCACCAGCCTCTTCTTTAGCACCAGCCCACCCTCTGAggagcccccctcccccaaagcctTCATCTGCCCTGAGGATGACGAAGAAGTAGATGGATGGCTCATTATTGACCTGCCTG AGGGGCCTGAGCTGGGGCCTGCCCACCTGGAGAGCAGCCCCTTGGAGGACCTGCTCATCGAGCACCCCAGTATGTCTGTCTATGTCACTGGCAGTACTATCGTCCTGGAGCCTGGGCCTGATCCCACCCTGACCCCACCCCGGAGCCCGCCCCCAGCTAGAGCTGGCCACCG GGAGGTCATGCAAGCCCGAAGGGATCCAGGCCCCAGGCATCACACAGCCTCGATGCCCCCTCGGACAGCAGTGCTGGAAAAGGCCAGTCAGGCCCGGTGGGTGCAGCGGGCCCGCCAGAGGGCTGACAGACAGAGGTTGAGCCCGAAAGTTGTCCAGCGGCAGAACCGTGTTCGAGAGCGCCACCCTCGTCGGTCTAAGCACCAGGGCAGCTTTCTCCACCAGCCGTGCCAGCGCCAGTTCAATTACTGA